From the Methanocella sp. genome, the window CGGCCTCCATAGCCGCCTGGACCGGCGCTCGATCGCGCACGTGGACCGGGTGGTCGCCAATAGCGAGTTCACGGCCGGCCGCTTTAAGAAATACCTGGGCAGGGACAGCGTCGTGGTATACCCGCCCGTGGACACGGCGAAATTCCACTACGCCGGCGATGATGGCTACTGGCTGTCCGTCAACCGGCTATTTCCCGAGAAGCGCATCGAGCTGCAGCTCGAGGCCTTTGCCCGGATGCCCGACGAGCGGCTGGTCATCGTCGGCGGGAGCGACCGGGGCGACTATTCAAACTCGTACGCCAGCGATATCAAGTCGAAGCTGCCGCCGAATGTAAAGCTCCTATCCAGCATCTCCGAGGAGGAGCTGGCCGGATACTACGGCCACTGCCGGGGGCTGATCGCGACCTCGAAGGACGAGCCCTTCGGCATGAGCGCCGTCGAGGCCATGGCCAGCGGCAAGCCCGTCGTCGCCGTGAGAGAGGGCGGATACGTGGAGACAGTCATCGACGGCGTGACGGGATATCTCGTCGATGCAGATATCGGGGAGATCGTTCGTGCCGTAAAAGAGGTCTCGCGGGACCCCCTGAAATATAAGTATCGATGCATCGAGCAGGCCGGGAAATATGACGTTGGCCGGTTCCTCGAGGGGATGAAGGCGCTGTTACCATGAACGTCGACGGAAGGCCCCTGGCATCGGTCATCGTGGTCAACTACAACGGAAGGCAGTACCTGAAGCGGTGCCTGGACTCGCTGCTCCGCCAGACCTACCCGAACGTCGAGATCATTCTCGTCGATAATGGCTCGAGCGACGGCTCCGTCGAGCTTGTGAGCACGGGCTATCCTGTCGTTAAAGTCGTCGCGAACGGCAGGAATCTCGGCTTCGCGCCCGCGAATAACGTTGGCATAAGGGCCTCTCGTGGAGAGCTCGTCGCCACGCTGAATAACGACACGGAGGCTGCCCCCGAATGGCTGGAGGCGCTGGCAGAAGAGATGCTGGCGGACCCGAGTATAGGGATGTGCGCCTCCAGGATGCTCCGCATGGACGACCCGACGATCATAGACTCGACCGGGATCTGCATTTCCCGGAGCGGCGCCTGCTGGGACCGGGGAATGTTCGAGAAGGATGCGGGCCAGTATGAGGCGAAGGACGAGGTCTTCGGCCCCTGCGCCGGGGCGGCGCTGTACAGGAAGAGCATGCTCGACGAGGTAGGGCTG encodes:
- a CDS encoding glycosyltransferase — translated: MGGGEKLVLTLARGLGADIITTDVDHSLVEKLGFGDVRIISLGPLVKAEPLRQIQAAYKFSACNFRRQYDFFILSGNWAHYASRRHHPNLYYDHAHVRVFYDLRDETIRSLKSPLSRLAARAWIGLHSRLDRRSIAHVDRVVANSEFTAGRFKKYLGRDSVVVYPPVDTAKFHYAGDDGYWLSVNRLFPEKRIELQLEAFARMPDERLVIVGGSDRGDYSNSYASDIKSKLPPNVKLLSSISEEELAGYYGHCRGLIATSKDEPFGMSAVEAMASGKPVVAVREGGYVETVIDGVTGYLVDADIGEIVRAVKEVSRDPLKYKYRCIEQAGKYDVGRFLEGMKALLP
- a CDS encoding glycosyltransferase family 2 protein, with protein sequence MNVDGRPLASVIVVNYNGRQYLKRCLDSLLRQTYPNVEIILVDNGSSDGSVELVSTGYPVVKVVANGRNLGFAPANNVGIRASRGELVATLNNDTEAAPEWLEALAEEMLADPSIGMCASRMLRMDDPTIIDSTGICISRSGACWDRGMFEKDAGQYEAKDEVFGPCAGAALYRKSMLDEVGLFDEDFVSYMEDTDLAFRGRLAGWKCVYVPKAVVRHVHGGTAGYVSDYTVYYGNRNIVWYALKDYPPGLLLTSLPFIVGRSLGVIPYYVLKGHGVTILRAKMDALLGAPKMLGKRRKAENNDINKFIRTWADIKKPPEAYIKAGGLN